ATTGATGTGAAAAAAGGAATGAATGCATCTATTAACATTTTTGCAAATGACCTTTTAAATGGAGTGAAACCAAGTCCTTCAGATATTATTTTAACAACTACGGTGGCGAATCCACATATAACATTAAATGCAGACGGGGCTATAAGCATAGCTCCAAATACACCAGATGGAACGTATGAAGTGACTTATCAAATTTGCGAAGCTGCAAATACATCAAATTGCAGTCAGCCAGCTGTAGTTAAAATTACAGTTGTAAATAGTGCTGATCCAGCTGGTCCACCAGCATCAAATCAGATTAGTTTAGGAGATGATACCAATATTAGTGTAGACGGAATTAATGGAGATTTAGAATTCATAAATGTTCTAGGAAATGATTTGATAAACGGACAGCCAATTAATCCGGCAGCTGTTGTAATAAAACCTTTAACAATTGATAACTATTTCGAATGGAATGCTGATGGAACAGTTAGCGTAAAACCAAATACACCTGGAAAAACGTATACGTTAACATATCAGGTTTGCGAAAAAGCAGATCCATTAAATTGTTCGACTGCAGTATTGACTGTTTTTGTTGAAGTTCCAGCAATAGCGGTTGTTAAAGCGGCCACATTTAATGACGAAAACAACAGCGGATTTGCAAATGCAGGCGAGACAATTACATACAAGTTTACATTAACAAATACAGGAAACGTGCCGCTTACAGGAGTTATAATAAACGATCCATTGCCTGGAGTAAAAGTTTCTGGACAAGCAATTGATTTAGCAGTAAATGAATCTAATGAGACAAATTTTACGGCTATCTACAAAATAACTCAAGAAGATATTAATCGTGGAAGTGTAACTAATCAGGCAATTGCAAAAGGAAGCAGTTTAAGAGGAGTTGCAGTTGAAGATCAATCAGATGATTCAAGTAACAATGGAGATAATCCTACGGTGCTGGATTTAAATGGGTGTTCAATTAAAGTCTTAAAAGCTTTTTCTCCAAACGGAGACAGCAAAAATGAGAGATTCTACATTAGAGGAATTGAATGTTATCCAGATAATACAGTTGAAATTTATAATCGTTGGGGCGTATTGGTTTTCAATATAGATCAATACAATAATAGTGACAGAGCATTTATCGGATATTCTAATGGACGTTCAACAGTTAAGCAAACAGAAGGTCTGCCAGTTGGAACTTATTTCTACATTTTGAAATATAAAGACAGTGCTAAAAACCCACACCAAGAATCAGGGTATTTATACATTAATAAATAAAATAGATTACGGCTTAGTAAAAGTTAAGCCGTTTTTAAAGCTTACGAAATGAAAAAGTTAATTTTAATTTTTATGTTTTTTTCGATTGTGTCTCATGCGCAGCAAGATGCGCAGTTTACACAGTATATGTACAACACAATCGAAGTTAACCCGGCTTATGCAGGTTCGCGTGGTGTCATGAGCGCGTTTGGTTTGTACCGTACCCAATGGGTTGGTTTAGAAGGTGCGCCTCAAACAAGTACATTTTCAGTGAATACACCTTTAAGCAATAGCGATTTGGGACTTGGTGTTTCGTTGGTAAATGACAAAATTGGGCCAACTACAGAAAATACATTATCAGCCGATTTGTCTTATACAATACCAACTTCAGAGAGCTGGAATTTGTCTTTTGGTATTAAAGGAACTGCAAATATTTTCAATTTGGATGTGAATAAGTTAAGTATGGAAGATCAAGACGATCAGATGTTTCAGAATCTAAAAAACAAGTTTTCTCCAAATGTTGGAGCAGGGATTTACTATCACTCAGACCGCGCTTATATCGGATTATCTGTGCCTAATTTTATAGAAACCAATCGATATGATGCTGATGACACAGCTATTTTTAAAGACAAAATCAATTATTATTTAATAGCGGGTTATGTATTTAATTGGGATCGCTTAGAATACATTAAGTTCAAACCAGCTTTAATGACCAAAATGGTCGAAGGTGCACCGTTACAGGTAGATGTTTCTGGAAACTTTATGTTTAACGATAAATTTGTTGTAGGTCTTGCTTACCGCTGGAGTGCATCAGTTAGTGCAATGGCCGGGTTCCAAGTTACAAAAGGAATGTATATAGGATATGGCTACGATCATGAAACTACAAGATTGAGAAAATACAATTCTGGATCTCATGAGATTTTCCTAAGATTCGATTTCTTCAATAATTATAATAAAATGATATCTCCACGATTCTTTTAATGAAACCTATGAAAGTTAAAAATATAATTTTGATCTTTTTGCTGTCTGGATTTTCAATAAGTGTGAATGCACAATTCACCAATATGAACTTAAAATATGCAGACAAAAAATACGATGAATACGCTTACGCAGATGCTATAAAAGTGTATGAGAATTTAGCAAGTAAAGAAAGTGCCAATGAAGGAATAATACAGCGTTTGGCTAATTCGTATTATTTTAATGGAGAACTGACAAATGCATTAAAATGGTATGAACAATTATTTCTGATCAATCCAAATCAGGAATCAGAATATTTGTATCGTTATGCGCAATCTCTAAAATCGGCTGGGAATTACCGTAAATCTGATGAAGTTTTACAGAAATTCAATGAAAAAGCAGTTTTAGAAAAAAGAGCAGATTTAATCAGAAATTATAAAAATTATCTGGAAGAAATAAAAGAAAATTCTGGACGATTTGAAATTGCAGATGCAGGAATGAATTCCCGTTTTTCAGATTATGGAAGCACAGTCTACAATAACAAAATTATTTTTACCTCTGCCCGTGATACAGGAGGTGTTTTTAAACCTAATTTTGAGTGGACAAACAAATCATTTTCTAGATTATACACGGCGGTTTTGATGCCAGATGGGAGTGTTGGAAAACCAGAACTTTTGGTAAAAAGAAAAAAGGATAAATTCAACGAATCGACATCAATTTTTACCAAAGACGGCCGAACAATGTATTTCACCAGAAATAATTATACCGATGGTAAAAGAGGCAAAAGCGATAAAGATGTAACGCTCTTAAAATTATACAAAGCAGAATGGATTGATGAAGAATGGAAAAATATTAAAGAACTTCCATTTAACAGTGATCAATACAGTACAGCACATCCAGCTTTAAGTATAGATGAGAAAACTTTGTATTTTGCATCAGATATGCCAGGAACGTTAGGTCAGTCAGATCTATTTAAAGTTGCAATTAATGATGATGGAACTTTTGGTAAGCCAGAAAATTTAGGGCCATCAATTAATACAGAAGGAAGAGAAACTTTTCCTTTTATCTCTGGAGACAATGAACTTTATTTTGCTTCTGACGGAAGACCAGGTTTAGGCGGACTTGATATTTTTGCAGCAAGAATAAAGAAAGAAGAAACTTTTGATGAAGTTCTTAATGTTGGAGAGCCTGTAAACAGTAAACAAGACGATTTTGCGTTTAGCATCGACAGCAAAAACAGAAATGGATTTTTCTCTTCCAACAGAGATAATGGCCATGGTTTAGACGATATTTATAGATTTACAGAAACGAGAAGATTAATCTGCGAACAAAATTTATCAGGAACAGTAACAGATTCAGAAACCAATGAGTTTCTTGCGAATACACAGTTGACTTTATTTAATGAAAAGTTTGATCCAGTAGGAACAATTGTTACAGACGAAAAAGGGAATTATATTTTTCCTAATGTAAAATGTGGCAAAAAATATACGATCAGAACTGCAAAAACGGACTACAATGCAAAAGAAGTTTTTGTAAATATTCTAAGAGATAAAGAAACAACTTTGATGATTGGTTTGAACAAAGTATTTAAACCTCTTGTTGCGGCAAAGACAGTGGCAATCAAAAAAACGAATATTAGTCCTGTAAAAATAGGCTCAATAAGAGTTGGAGTAGATATCGCAAAACTTTTAAATCTGCCTATGAACTTTTTTGATTTAGGTAAAGCAACAATCAAAAAAACATCTGAGCCACAATTAATGAAAGTAGTGAACTTGTTAAATGAATATCCAAATATGAGATTAGATATTCGTTCGCATACTGATAGCCGTGCATCTTCAGAAAGTAACCAGATTCTTTCAGAAAAAAGAGCACAGTCAACCAAAAACTGGCTAATTCAAAAAGGAATCAGCGAAGATCGATTGACAGCCAAAGGTTATGGAGAAACGCAGCTGGTGAACAAATGTGCAGATGGTGTAAAATGTACAGAAAAACAGCACATGCAGAACAGACGTAGTGAGTTTATTATTGTAGCAATGTAAAAGTTTGTTTTATAAGTTCTAAAGTCTTTTCTAAAAATTAGAAAAGGCTTTTTATTTAATCATTGGTAGTCTTAGCATCAGCAAGAAGCATATAGTTAATTTCGCTTAAAAATTCGAATTCATCAGTAGGAATCAGTTGAAGTATCGTTTCTAAAATTAGTGCAACATCTATTGCAGATTTATTAGTTCCAGAAACCTGATGTGCATTTTCATTCAGTGCCAAAATGCATAGTTTTAATAGATCAGTGATAACATAGCCCATTTCGGCATAATTTAGAAATTTAATCTGAGCAACATTAGTTTCTGTTTCATCATTCGATGGTTTTAGAGTGCGAAAATATAAAGAGGTTAGTTTCTTTAGATTATCCAATTTCTCAATTTCATGTAAATTCATTGCAAGATTTTTTCTACAAATATAAAGATATATTTCAAAAACGACATATATGTCGTGTTGTTTTTTTGTGCAGTTTAATAGATTTGATTCGTGGAAAAGAATAAATACGAACTACAGATTATTAAATTGGGTTTCTTAATTAAAGAACTTAGATTAAACTCAAATTTGACGCAAGGGCAATTGTCATTATTATGCAATGTTGATGTAAGAACCATTCAAAGAATTGAAAGAGGAAAACAAAATATTTCTATTAGTTTACTTTTCTCAATAGCAGATGCGTTAAAAATAGAATCGGCTACTTTAATTAGTTATGTATTTTCTGAAAACTCATAATTTAAGATAGTCCCAGAGGGACGAAATATTTAGAGAAAATATTTCCCTTACAATTAAAAAGCCCCAGCGGGGCGAAATGTTACTGCTCTGTAGCTTTTCTTCACGATGAATTTTTCGATTATAAATATTGTGCTGTTCTTGAGCATTAAATTAACGACTGTCAAAAAATTAAAAAATATTGCTTCTTAAAAATTCTATTTTTCATTTAAAAAAAAATCCTTTAAACGTTAAAAAATCTAATTTTCAGCAAAAAACAATTCTAAAAAATTTCATTCTTTACGTTATAATTTTTGAAATCTAATTTTTGGTGTATTTTATTTAAAATGAATCAGTTGTGGTTTTAAAAAATCGATTTCGCTGTAGATTGTGTTGGTTTTTATTTTAACTTTATAAATCTAAAAAATTTTCATTATGACTGTAGATCAAATACTTAAATCAAAAGGAAGAAATGTTTATTCTGTTGTTTCCAATTTAACGGTTTATGAAGCGTTGAAGGTAATGGGAGAAAAAAACATTGGAGCAATTTTAATTATTGATGACAATAATTTAAAGGGAATATTATCTGAAAGAGATTATGCCCGCAAAATTGTTTTAAAAGATAAATCTTCTAAAGAAACTTTTGTTCATGAGATTATGGAAAGTAATGTTTATACAGTAAAACTTTCAGATAATCTTGAAGATTGTATGGAACTTATGAGCGAAAAAAGAATAAGACACCTGCCAGTTCTCGAAGACGGAATCGTCGTTGGAATCATCTCGATCAGCGATGTAGTTAAGGCAATCATCGAAATTCAGAAAGATACCATTCAGCATCTGAATTCTTATATTTCTCAATAAAGCATACCTAAAAACGATAAAAATTTAAAAGGAGTCCAATTTCTATTGGACTTTTTTTATTTACCAAAATGGAATTTCCGAAAAGAAAATGCTAAAAACATGCCATTTTAAAACAAGACTTATATCTTTGTAAGCTAGAATAAAAGCTAAAATAATGAACAAAGAGAGTAAAAAAAGAGAAGCGTTACTGTACCACTCAGAGCCGACTCCAGGAAAAATTCAGGTAGTTCCAACAAAAAAATATGCAACCCAAAGAGACTTATCATTGGCTTATTCGCCGGGAGTAGCAGAACCTTGTTTAGCAATTGCAGAAAACATTGATGACGTTTATAAATATACAGCAAAAGGTAATTTAGTTGCCGTAATTTCAAATGGTACAGCTGTTTTAGGTTTAGGAGATATTGGTCCAGAAGCAGGAAAACCTGTAATGGAAGGAAAAGGTTTATTATTTAAAATATTCTCTGATATTGATGTTTTTGATATCGAAGTTGATACTAAAAATGTTGAAGAATTTATTCAGACCGTAAAAAATATCGCTCCAACTTTTGGAGGTATTAATCTGGAAGATATCAAAGCACCAGAATCTTTTGAAATCGAAAGAAGATTAATAGAAGAATTAGATATTCCG
This portion of the Flavobacterium panacagri genome encodes:
- a CDS encoding PorP/SprF family type IX secretion system membrane protein produces the protein MKKLILIFMFFSIVSHAQQDAQFTQYMYNTIEVNPAYAGSRGVMSAFGLYRTQWVGLEGAPQTSTFSVNTPLSNSDLGLGVSLVNDKIGPTTENTLSADLSYTIPTSESWNLSFGIKGTANIFNLDVNKLSMEDQDDQMFQNLKNKFSPNVGAGIYYHSDRAYIGLSVPNFIETNRYDADDTAIFKDKINYYLIAGYVFNWDRLEYIKFKPALMTKMVEGAPLQVDVSGNFMFNDKFVVGLAYRWSASVSAMAGFQVTKGMYIGYGYDHETTRLRKYNSGSHEIFLRFDFFNNYNKMISPRFF
- a CDS encoding OmpA family protein, with product MKVKNIILIFLLSGFSISVNAQFTNMNLKYADKKYDEYAYADAIKVYENLASKESANEGIIQRLANSYYFNGELTNALKWYEQLFLINPNQESEYLYRYAQSLKSAGNYRKSDEVLQKFNEKAVLEKRADLIRNYKNYLEEIKENSGRFEIADAGMNSRFSDYGSTVYNNKIIFTSARDTGGVFKPNFEWTNKSFSRLYTAVLMPDGSVGKPELLVKRKKDKFNESTSIFTKDGRTMYFTRNNYTDGKRGKSDKDVTLLKLYKAEWIDEEWKNIKELPFNSDQYSTAHPALSIDEKTLYFASDMPGTLGQSDLFKVAINDDGTFGKPENLGPSINTEGRETFPFISGDNELYFASDGRPGLGGLDIFAARIKKEETFDEVLNVGEPVNSKQDDFAFSIDSKNRNGFFSSNRDNGHGLDDIYRFTETRRLICEQNLSGTVTDSETNEFLANTQLTLFNEKFDPVGTIVTDEKGNYIFPNVKCGKKYTIRTAKTDYNAKEVFVNILRDKETTLMIGLNKVFKPLVAAKTVAIKKTNISPVKIGSIRVGVDIAKLLNLPMNFFDLGKATIKKTSEPQLMKVVNLLNEYPNMRLDIRSHTDSRASSESNQILSEKRAQSTKNWLIQKGISEDRLTAKGYGETQLVNKCADGVKCTEKQHMQNRRSEFIIVAM
- a CDS encoding CBS domain-containing protein is translated as MTVDQILKSKGRNVYSVVSNLTVYEALKVMGEKNIGAILIIDDNNLKGILSERDYARKIVLKDKSSKETFVHEIMESNVYTVKLSDNLEDCMELMSEKRIRHLPVLEDGIVVGIISISDVVKAIIEIQKDTIQHLNSYISQ
- a CDS encoding helix-turn-helix domain-containing protein — encoded protein: MEKNKYELQIIKLGFLIKELRLNSNLTQGQLSLLCNVDVRTIQRIERGKQNISISLLFSIADALKIESATLISYVFSENS